Genomic segment of Candidatus Cloacimonadota bacterium:
AAAAAATTATAATCATAGTGGTGATAATTGCTATTATAATCGCAATTATTGGATTTGTTTCCAAAAAGAGCAAAGGTAATATAAAACACAAAACTGAAAAGGCAAAATCATATGTAGTGAAAAAAGGCAAGATCACAGTTAAACTCGAAGAAACAGGGGAAATCCAACCCATAAAAGAAATAAAAGTAAAATCTATCGTCAGCGGGAAAATTCTCAAATTTTTTGTGGAAGAAGGTGATTTTATCGAAAATGGTGATATTATTGCTGATATCGAACCTGATTATAACCAGGCGGAGAAAATTGCGAGAGTGAAAAGTACACTCGAATTGACAGAGATCAAATTAAAAAATGCCAAGAGGGATTATCTGGATAAATTGAAACTTTTTGAAGATGATTATATCTCCCAGAGAGAAATCGATTCCTATGAAGATGCTTTGACCGAAGCTGAAATAAATTATAATGCAGCCCTGCAGCAATATAAACTGATCAAGGATATCGAAACAGAAGGCAATGTATCAAAAATCGTTTCAACAGCGTCCGGAACTGTTATCCAGAAATCGATCGAAGAAGGAGAAATGGTAGTTGCCAGCACGAATTCTTTTTCCGAGGGAACAGTGATCCTGACTCTTGCCGATCTTGATAGAATGATCGTTGATTCGAGGATCAATGAAGTTGATATTTCCAAGATCAGGAAAAACCAGGAAGTTGAGATCCAGGTCGATGCTTATCCCTATACAAAATATTCAGGTACAATCACAAAAATTGCTGCCATGGCGATCAATTATAACAACATCAAAGTTTTTCCGATCGAGATCGAGATCAAGGAAGTGGATGAAAAATTAAAACCAGGAATGACTGCTAATATTACGATCATCGGTGAGAAAAAGAAAGGAATTCTCGTTGTTCCGATCCGCACTATCTTCAGTGATGAGGATGGTCAGGATATAATTTACAAAGTCAAGAACGATACGATTGCGGAAAGTATTGTGGTCAAAACCGGTATCAACAACTTCCAGCAGGTCGAGATCATCGAAGGTCTGGCAGAAGGCGACAGCATCTCTTTCTCCGAACCGAAGAATGACCGCAAGAAAGATGAGAGAAGGAAGTTTTAAGCATCTTTATCTGTTGTCATCCTGAGCCTGGCGAAGGGTGGAATATTGATACAGCCGCTTACCTCACCCTTTGACAGGCACAGGGTGACAGTAGTTATTATTCGTTCTTACGCTCCTGCGTTGGAAAGAGATAAATTTTAAAGGAAATTCCCAATTTGGAACTTGTCTTTTGAAACTGGTCATTGGTTAATTGGTTGATTGGATTCCCACGACTAAAGTCATGGGCTGATCCACAAATATAGCCCACTGCTTCAGCGGTGGGGATTCGTTTATAAAAAAAAATAATACAAG
This window contains:
- a CDS encoding efflux RND transporter periplasmic adaptor subunit, with the protein product MKKIIIIVVIIAIIIAIIGFVSKKSKGNIKHKTEKAKSYVVKKGKITVKLEETGEIQPIKEIKVKSIVSGKILKFFVEEGDFIENGDIIADIEPDYNQAEKIARVKSTLELTEIKLKNAKRDYLDKLKLFEDDYISQREIDSYEDALTEAEINYNAALQQYKLIKDIETEGNVSKIVSTASGTVIQKSIEEGEMVVASTNSFSEGTVILTLADLDRMIVDSRINEVDISKIRKNQEVEIQVDAYPYTKYSGTITKIAAMAINYNNIKVFPIEIEIKEVDEKLKPGMTANITIIGEKKKGILVVPIRTIFSDEDGQDIIYKVKNDTIAESIVVKTGINNFQQVEIIEGLAEGDSISFSEPKNDRKKDERRKF